A genomic window from Osmia bicornis bicornis chromosome 6, iOsmBic2.1, whole genome shotgun sequence includes:
- the LOC114874625 gene encoding bifunctional 3'-phosphoadenosine 5'-phosphosulfate synthase-like, producing MSNETSEIPNKRIMTTCSNVSEQAHHVSRAKRGQAIGSVRGFRGCTVWLTGLSGAGKTSIAFQVEAILVNHGIAAYGLDGDNVRSGLNCNLGFSKEDRKENIRRVAEVAKLFADSGQICLCSFVSPFEEDRQMARQIHKMSDLPFFEIFVDTPLNVCEARDTKGLYKKARQGAIKGFTGIDQMYERPVNPDLVVTTENCTPEESAATVIDLLEKQCIIPVLQKPTIPIRELFVPESRISSGKAEAATLQSLEISEIDVQWLQVLAEGWAAPLTGFMREDQYLQTQHLKCLLDGDKEVNQSVPIVLAIHTEDKERLDGLSAFTLKYKNKALAILRRPEFYFHRKEERCGWQFGTNNLGHPYVKMIHDSGDWLVGGDIEVFKRIRWHDGLDKYRLTPNEIRTKCKKMKADAVFAFQLRNPIHNGHALLMQDTKKHLLEERGFKNPVLLLHPLGGWTKDDDVPLHTRILQHEAVLSEGVLDSNSTLLAIFPSPMMYAGPVEVQWHAKARMNAGANFYIVGRDPAGIPHPNKTVTLDGNLYDPSHGARVLSIARGLQDLEIIPFKVAAYDKRHKKMSFFDTERKGDFEFISGTKMRTLAKVGENPPNGFMSPKAWSVLAQYYQNLEK from the exons atgTCAAACGAAACTTCTGAAATCCCAAATAAACGAATAATGACG ACTTGTTCTAATGTATCAGAGCAAGCACATCATGTATCAAGAGCAAAAAGAGGCCAAGCAATAGGAAGCGTAAGAGGCTTTCGAGGATGCACAGTTTGGTTAACAGGGCTTTCCGGTGCTGGAAAAACTTCTATAGCTTTTCAAGTTGAAGCTATTTTAGTTAATCATGGAATTGCTGCTTATGGCCTTGATGGAGATAACGTAAGGAGTGGTTTAAACTGCAACCTTGGTTTCAGCAAAGAAGATAGGAAAGAGAACATAAGGAGAGTTGCAGAAGTAGCTAAATTATTTGCTGATAGCGGTCAAATTTGTTTATGTAGCTTTGTATCACCGTTTGAAGAAGACAGGCAAATGGCAAGACAAATTCATAAAATGTCTGATCTTCCATTTTTCGAGATCTTCGTCGATACACCCCTTAATGTATGCGAAGCTAGGGACACGAAAGGATTGTATAAAAAGGCGCGTCAAGGAGCTATTAAAGGCTTTACTGGAATAGATCAAATGTATGAGAGACCAGTAAACCCTGATTTAGTGGTAACCACTGAAAACTGTACTCCAGAAGAATCAGCTGCAACAGTTATAGATCTTCTGGAGAAACAGTGTATTATACCAGTGCTTCAAAAACCAACAATACCGATACGGGAGTTATTCGTTCCAGAATCACGAATATCTTCTGGCAAAGCAGAAGCAGCTACTCTTCAGAGCTTAGAAATTAGTGAAATAGATGTACAATGGCTGCAAGTTTTAGCAGAAGGTTGGGCTGCTCCTCTCACTGGTTTTATGCGGGAAGATCAATATTTACAA aCTCAACATTTAAAATGTCTCCTTGATGGAGATAAGGAAGTTAATCAATCTGTTCCCATAGTTCTTGCGATACACACGGAAGATAAGGAACGTTTGGATGGGCTTTCGGCTTTCACGCTAAAGTACAAAAATAAAGCACTTGCAATATTACGTAGACCGGAATTTTATTTCcatagaaaagaagaaagatgtGGATGGCAATTTGGTACTAATAATTTAGGCCATCCGTATGTAAAAATGATTCATGATTCTGGAGATTGGTTAGTAGGTGGTGATATTGAAGTTTTTAAAAGAATTAGATGGCATGATGGTCTGGATAAATATAGACTTACACCGAATGAAATCAGAacgaaatgtaaaaaaatgaaagctGATGCTGTATTTGCATTTCAACTTAGAAATCCTATACATAATGGTCATGCATTATTGATGCAA GATACTAAAAAGCATTTATTAGAAGAAAGAGGATTTAAAAATCCTGTACTACTTTTACATCCTTTGGGTGGTTGGACAAAGGATGATGATGTACCATTACATACTAGAATTCTTCAACATGAGGCAGTACTAAGTGAAGGTGTTCTAGATAGTAATTCTACTTTATTAGCAATTTTTCCAAGTCCAATGATGTATGCTGGACCAGTTGAG gtACAGTGGCATGCAAAAGCTAGAATGAATGCAGGTGCTAATTTTTACATTGTTGGAAGAGACCCAGCTGGTATACCACATCCTAACAAAACTGTAACCTTAGATGGAAATCTTTATGATCCTTCTCATGGAGCTCGAGTTCTGTCAATAGCTCGAGGTTTGCAAGATCTGGAGATCATACCATTTAAAGTTGCAGCGTATGATAAAAGGCATAAAAAAATGTCCTTTTTTGATACAGAACGAAAAGGAGATTTCGAATTTATATCGGGAACAAAAATGCGTA CTTTAGCAAAAGTAGGTGAAAATCCACCTAATGGTTTTATGTCGCCTAAAGCATGGAGTGTTCTTGCACAATACTAtcaaaatttagaaaagtaa
- the LOC114874634 gene encoding uncharacterized protein LOC114874634: protein MDQINKCLEELRIQSSGQHNEKQENYVAGKINNVIKTLDIVVVKPYSSKYLLYFGSPLFLSSLNYSDCKSDYTLLGYIDDIFGSIGEPMYSVSVKCDLTKILDVEAPVYYFPNNPSTAHMYVEYMLDETINKEKYNIRMLSPI, encoded by the exons ATGGATCA GATAAATAAATGCTTGGAAGAATTAAGAATACAATCTTCAGGACAGCATAATGAAAAACAAGAGAACTATGTGGctggaaaaattaataatgttattaaaacattagatatagtagtTGTAAAACCATATTCTTCTaaatatcttttatattttggaagtcctTTGTTTTTGAGTAGTTTAAATTATTCAGATTGTAAATCAGACTACACATTGTTAGGCTACATAGATGATATTTTTGGATCTATTGGAGAACCTATGTATTCTGTAAGTGTAAAATGTGATCTAACAAAGATTTTGGATGTTGAGGCTCCGGTATATTATTTTCCTAATAATCCAAGTACAGCACATATGTATGTGGAGTATATGCTAGATGAAactataaataaagaaaaatataatattagaaTGTTATCACCAATTTGA
- the LOC114874635 gene encoding nuclear nucleic acid-binding protein C1D-like, which translates to MDADFEELSNDTNLIARVTQFHDAAMKIEDTIKMATDPEIYEKLSDEDKIQYDLLMSYCLNSTFWMYLRAEGVDPAKHQIRSENERLKKSMARAKQISDRNSLMPRVNKDVAKRFVRNSLWEINKKK; encoded by the exons atgGATGCAGATTTTGAAGAATTATCAAATGATACAAATCTTATTGCAAGAGTCACACAGTTTCATGATGCAGCGATGAAAATCGAAGATACAATTAAAATGGCTACAGATCcagaaatatatgaaaaacTCTCTGATGAAGATAAAATTCAGTATGATCTATTGATGTCTTATTGTTTAAATAGTACGTTTTGGATGTACTTGCGTGCAGAAG GAGTGGACCCAGCAAAACATCAAATAAGATCTGAAAATGAACGATTGAAAAAGTCTATGGCACGTGCAAAACAGATCAGTGATAGAAATAGTCTTATGCCTAGAGTGAATAAAGATGTTGCAAAAAGATTTGTAAGAAATTCATTATGggaaataaataagaaaaaataa
- the LOC114874628 gene encoding coiled-coil domain-containing protein 6 has product MADRDSASESDSSSIDGGPIMMPPSPVTREQLQKRIESLQQHNRVLKVELETYKLRVKALQEENRGLRQASVIIQAKAEQEEEFISNTLLKKIQALKKEKETLAHHYEQEEECLTNDLSRKLNQLRQEKCRLEQTLEQEQECLVNKLMRKIEKLEAETLAKQSNLEQLRREKVELENTLEQEQEALVNKLWKRMDKLEAEKRMLQIKLDQPVSDPASPREINNGDTATSLSTHIQTLRSEVARLRHTLLISQQEHTEKMQRYVNEEKQIREENLRLQRKLQLEVERREALCRHLSESESSLEMEEERHYNEIVMSGVNIRNRTVSSPVPYNPSPSSSRPLSPGSATREGFNTNRCYACGQHTTVPFASSSPPSTAHVVMSNRRTSDRFVKPAIPPTIVSPTGPPIAANATTNATGGSPMDITKT; this is encoded by the exons ATGGCTGACCGTGATAGCGCATCTGAAAGCGACTCAAGCTCAATCGACGGAGGACCGATAATGATGCCACCGTCTCCTGTAACTAGAGAACAACTTCAAAAAAGAATTGAATCATTGCAACAGCATAATCGAGTTCTTAAAGTTGAGCTTGAAACGTATAAATTAAGAGTAAAGGCGTTGCAGGAGGAGAATCGTGGTCTTCGTCAAGCCTCTGTCATCATA CAAGCTAAAGCTGAACAGGAAGAAGAATTTATAAGTAATacattattaaagaaaattcaggcacttaagaaagaaaaggaaacatTAGCACATCATTatgaacaagaagaagaatgCTTAACAAATGATCTGTCAAGAAAGTTGAATCAATTGCGTCAAGAGAAATGTCGTTTGGAACAAACCTTAGAACAAGAGCAAGAATGTCTCGTAAATAAACTAatgagaaaaatagaaaagctTGAAGCTGAAACACTTGCTAAACAAAGCAATTTAGAGCAATTACGCAGAGAGAAAGTTGAACTTGAAAATACACTTGAGCAAGAGCAAGAAGCATTAGTAAACAAATTGTGGAAAAGAATGGATAAATTAGAGGCAGAGAAACGAATGcttcaaataaaattagatCAACCTGTATCGGATCCCGCTTCACCGAGAGAAATTAATAATGGTGATACTGCTACTAGTCTAAGTACACATATTCAAACTTTAAGAAGCGAAGTAGCCCGACTAAGACATACATTGCTCATCTCGCAACAAGAAC aTACAGAGAAAATGCAACGATATGTAAACGAAGAGAAACAAATTCGTGAAGAAAACTTGAGACTTCAAAGAAAACTGCAGCTAGAAGTAGAACGTCGCGAAGCTTTATGTAGACATCTTTCAGAATCAGAATCTAG TTTGGAAATGGAAGAAGAACGGCACTATAATGAAATCGTGATGTCCGGTGTAAACATAAGAAATCGTACTGTTTCTAGCCCTGTACCGTACAATCCTTCACCTAGTTCCTCTAGACCATTAAGTCCAG GTTCAGCGACCAGAGAAGGATTTAATACAAATCGATGTTATGCTTGTGGTCAGCATACTACAGTTCCATTTGCAAGTTCATCGCCTCCTTCCACT GCCCATGTGGTAATGTCTAATAGACGCACATCAGATAGATTTGTTAAACCTGCAATCCCACCAACAATTGTAAGTCCAACTGGTCCACCAATCGCTGCAAACGCAACTACAAATGCAACTGGCGGCTCACCAATGGATATTACTAAAACATAA
- the LOC114874633 gene encoding guided entry of tail-anchored proteins factor 1-like yields the protein MNLLIISTISCVLEYVVPALIKYITSRFYTMNKQDIELRNELINLKQEMTGISIVDEFSKYAKLQRRYNKLESTLKEKVNERLSSRKKVQMYLTYGFRLLNGLFMTILLYQHRNKPVITLPKGTLWPIQSLLSWPSYQEDSISLFMWLIIAKLVISTCKKIDVT from the exons atgaatttactTATAATATCAACTATAAGTTGTGTGTTAGAATATGTTGTTCCAGCTTTAATTAAATAC ATTACGTCCCGTTTTTATACAATGAATAAACAAGATATAGAATTACGAAATGAGTTAATTAACTTGAAACAGGAAATGACTGgaatatctattgtagatgaATTTTCAAAGTATGCAAAACTTCAACgtagatataataaattagaaagtaccttaaaagaaaaag TAAATGAGCGACTGTCTTCCAGAAAAAAAGTACAAATGTATTTGACATACGGTTTCCGCTTATTAAAT GGTTTATTCATGACAAttttactatatcagcatagAAATAAACCTGTAATAACTTTACCAAAAGGTACATTATGGCCAATACAAAGTTTATTAAGTTGGCCATCTTATCAAGAAGATTCAATCTCTTTGTTTATGTGGCTAATAATTGCTAAATTAGTTATATCTACgtgtaaaaaaattgatgtaacataa
- the LOC114874624 gene encoding U3 small nucleolar RNA-associated protein 14 homolog A yields the protein MSDLEFLDDTEQDVSKFHSKLLDAVSQLDKGQRVKKAERSEPTLEVSEFHLVKSGVSDVDTVRVHDLAKVLGKKGHHLDVTKSLESAKRKIRVLQKPLEKPAAERIKRIVGFENAKKELKKWNAIITKNRTAETLHFPLNQPSMKLEPSKEFVKRFRIQSDLEKELALLEPQKENIEQKEDKLKLTLNEVIMRRKEAARIRAQQSYKEARARRQNKIKSKKFHRVQKKEKIKLQLKEFEQLQKTNPEAALEKLEQLDKTRAEERMSLRHKNTGKWAKSKLIMAKYDKETRQELAQQLSISRELTQKLQKSTDREEDGEEEDENINYTAYLRSSNDKENPWINNTKSESEIDQFISSYRKYWDDQKSQFKNQESDTINKNKTEIENKQTEISSKNLKDSDISNITLHYNTVSKTESPKIQHVQEIPKQKSNNQITPLEHLKTSTFQDQNSTCNVESFKKQNHKKNEKILASNTETIKHSSSNVTINRKLSNNNKKMDKKAKLHGSNNITATSAWNVEFLENNHAPNVSNSLTSGHSNTEKINKMFDVMEDKMNDQIKLKLQQVTQKYITAKRKSKFKNIIEDEKDHFDGLEIQAKNRRPIIDSSLIESINNGSLELDTELQNSKNIKYDNVLFVNKSNTSKVEIDPNKYINVKPKQLKTDIPADILEGNDALDDVEDEEERYNVISEAFADDDVVEEFRKEKEQEVEQSRPKDIDLTLPGWGNWGGKNVKAPRRKRKRLIIKVPKDIPRKDENKGDVIIFEEEKSKIKAHLVNELPHPFTTVQDYEASLRMPIGRNFVPENSFQKLIKPPVKTTLGKIIEPMSDDVLIKKQGNQKQKFIPKKKKKIK from the exons atgagtgatttagaatttttagaCGATACAGAGCAAGATGtatcaaaatttcattctaaATTACTTGATGCGGTGTCGCAGCTTGATAAAGGACAAAG GGTTAAAAAGGCAGAAAGAAGTGAACCTACATTAGAAGTATCAGAATTTCATCTGGTAAAAAGTGGagtatctgatgtagatactgTTCGAGTACATGATTTAGCTAAGGTGTTAGGTAAAAAGGGTCATCATCTTGATGTTACTAAAAGCCTAGAATCTGCGAAAAGAAAGATCCGTGTTCTGCAGAAACCCTTGGAAAAACCTGCTGCAGAAAGA ATAAAACGCATAGTTGGTTTTGAAAATGCAAAGAAAGAACTAAAGAAATGGAATGctataataacaaaaaacagAACAGCAGAAACCCTTCACTTTCCTTTAAACCAACCATCAATGAAATTAGAACCATCTAAAGAATTTGTTAAAAGATTTAGAATACAGTCAGACTTAGAAAAAGAGCTTGCTTTATTGGAACCacaaaaggaaaatattgaaCAGAAAGaggataaattaaaattgacaTTAAACGAAGTTATTATGAGAAGAAAAGAAGCAGCCAGAATTAGGGCACAACAG TCTTATAAAGAAGCAAGGGCTCGTCGtcaaaacaaaattaaaagtaaaaaatttcaccgtgttcaaaagaaagagaaaataaaactacaattaaaagaatttgaaCAGTTACAAAAAACTAATCCAGAAGCTGCATTGGAAAAGCTTGAGCAGTTAGATAAAACTAGAGCAGAAGAACGAATGTCACTAAGACATAAAAATACAGGGAAATGGGCTAAATCAAAGCTAATTATGGCAAAGTATGATAAAGAA ACCAGACAAGAACTTGCACAACAATTATCAATTAGCCGAGAATTAACACAAAAGCTACAAAAATCGACTGATAGAGAAGAAGAtggtgaagaagaagacgagAATATAAATTACACTGCATATTTGCGATCATCGAATGACAAAGAAAATCCATGGATTAATAACACTAAAAGTGAATCAGAAATCGATCAGTTTATTAGCAGTTATCGTAAATATTGGGATGATCAGAAGAGCCAATTCAAAAATCAAGAGTCAGATACcattaataaaaacaaaactgaaattgaaaataaacaaacagaaatttcttccaaaaatttaaaagattCTGATATTTCcaacattacattacattacaatACTGTTTCTAAAACAGAATCTCCCAAAATTCAACACGTTCAAGAAATACCAAaacaaaaatcaaataatCAAATAACTCCATTAGAACATTTAAAGACTTCTACTTTTCAAG aTCAAAATAGTACTTGTAATGTGGAgtcatttaaaaaacaaaaccataagaagaatgaaaaaatattggCTTCTAATACTGAAACTATAAAACATAGTTCATCTAATGTCACTATAAACAGGAAATTATCTAACAACAATAAGAAAATGGATAAAAAAGCTAAATTACACGGATCAAATAATATTACAGCTACTTCCGCTTGGAATGTGGAATTCTTAGAAAATAATCATGCACCGAATGTATCTAATTCTTTAACATCTGGTCACTCAAAcactgaaaaaataaataaaatgtttgatGTTATGGAAGACAAAATGAATGATcagattaaattgaaattgcaaCAGGTTACTCAGAAATATATCACAGCTAAAAGAAAGAGTAAATTTAAGAATATTATCGAGGACGAAAAAGATCATTTTGATGGACTTGAAATTCAAGCTAAAAATCGGAGACCTATCATAGATTCATCTTTAATCGAAAGTATCAATAACGGAAGTTTAGAATTAGATACTGAATTACagaattctaaaaatattaaatacgataatgtattatttgtaaataaatcaaaCACGTCTAAAGTAGAAATAGATCCAAATAAGTACATAAATGTAAAACCTAAGCAATTAAAAACAGATATTCCAGCTGATATTTTAGAAGGTAATGACGCTTTGGATGATGttgaagatgaagaagaaaggtataatgtaataagtGAAGCGTTTGCGGACGATGATGTTGTAGaagaatttagaaaagaaaaagaacaagag gtAGAACAGTCTCGACCGAAAGACATTGACTTAACTCTACCAGGTTGGGGTAATTGGGGTGGAAAGAATGTAAAGGCACCAAGACGTAAAAGAAAACGCCTTATTATAAAAGTACCAAAAGATATACCTCGTAAGGATGAGAATAAAGGTGatgtaataatatttgaagaaGAGAAGTCTAAAATAAAGGCACATTTGGTTAATGAGTTGCCGCATCCGTTTACAACTGTTCAAGATTATGAAGCTAGCCTGAGAATGCCAATTGGTAGAAACTTTGTACCAGAAAATTCATTCCAGAAATTAATCAAACCTCCTGTTAAAACTACCTTGGGAAAAATTATCGAACCAATGAGTGATgatgtattaattaaaaaacaaggaaaccaaaaacaaaaatttattcctaagaaaaagaaaaaaataaaatag
- the LOC114874597 gene encoding S-adenosylmethionine decarboxylase proenzyme, with protein sequence MATTKDDPADSVQFFEGVEKLLEIWFTSSNSINRKQGDLRQIPQWKWQSLLKIVRCEIISICRTEQVDAYVLSESSMFLSKRRLILKTCGTTTPLQCLEPLLELVKEYTGYEEVENVFYSRKNYKKPELQISPHQAFEEEVALLDTFFPDGEAYCLGSVDSDCWYLYTLNREKSVDEPSEPDQTLEILMTHLDPEVMALFTREVCSSADEATQKSGIDKLIPNMIIDDFLFEPCGYSMNGVSKSGNYMTIHITPEPEFSYVSFESNIPETSYEEIIRRVLNTFKPQKFVVTIFANKESIAASCPRDLEQTDYLKCSGDWLRTDVQYCRFKNYDLTCAFYSRFPS encoded by the exons ATGGCAACTACCAAAGACGACCCCGCCGACAGTGTACAATTCTTCGAAGGCGTGGAGAAACTGCTCGAGATTTGGTTCACAAGCAGCAATAGCATAAACAGAAAGCAGGGCGATCTCAGGCAAATTCCACA atGGAAATGGCAGTCGTTACTAAAGATCGTTCGTTGTGAGATAATCAGTATTTGCCGAACCGAGCAAGTGGACGCTTACGTCCTCAG TGAGAGCAGTATGTTCCTATCAAAGCGCAGACTTATATTGAAAACATGTGGTACAACTACACCACTTCAATGTTTGGAACCCCTTTTAGAGCTTGTCAAAGAATATACTGGATACGAAGAAGTGGAG AATGTATTTTATTCacgaaaaaattataaaaaaccGGAGTTACAGATATCCCCGCATCAAGCATTTGAAGAAGAAGTTGCTTTGCTAGATACATTCTTTCCTG aTGGGGAAGCCTATTGTCTGGGCTCTGTAGATTCAGATTGTTGGTACTTATATACTTTAAACAGAGAAAAATCAGTAGATGAACCTTCAGAACCAGATCAAACTTTAGAAATCCTCATGACTCATTTGGACCCAGAAGTAATGGCTCTTTTCACTAGAGAAGTATGCTCTTCAGCAGATGAAGCAACTCAGAAGTCAGGAATTGATAAACTTATTCCAAATATGATTATAGACGATTTTTTGTTTGAACCGTGTGGATATTCAATGAACGGAGTATCTAAAAGT gGAAATTACATGACTATTCACATTACACCAGAACCAGAATTTTCCTATGTTTCATTTGAGAGTAACATTCCAGAAACATCGTACGAGGAAATAATACGACGTGTGCTGAATACTTTTAAACCACAAAAATTCGTTGTTACTATCTTTGCTAACAAAGAATCAATAGCTGCTAGTTGTCCACGTGATTTGGAGCAAACTGATTATCTCAAATGTTCTGGCGATTGGTTGCGTACAGATGTTCAATATTGCCGCTTCAAGAATTATGATTTGACCTGTGCATTTTACTCAAGATTTCCAAGCTGA
- the LOC114874599 gene encoding uncharacterized protein LOC114874599 — MDASFDPNQLGTNEARTNLSQTSLSLSNSINEAKKYNNQSIIRILKPASIYKNHDLVSTQYIKDNNERKSNECTIQNSVITQGNIVSNITQPTNPVITSTPESINPDVSIKNKCLNTNSSDSHLTQNHMDVNRDKKVPFSCLLETTQGNDSSDTKNKWNMGEVHITCNPLSTPYPYSTPHHNIMSEPVTESLDDEPKSRTCGNFLPILSLIPQTVISFQYLSPKMKFSWWRNKIS, encoded by the exons ATGGACGCTTCATTCGATCCTAATCAGTTAGGAACAAATGAAGCGCGCACAAACCTTTCTCAAACCTCTTTATCTTTATCCAATTCCATAAATGAAgcaaagaaatataataatcaaTCTATAATACGTATATTAAAACCTGCAAGTATTTACAAAAACCATGATCTTGTATCTACTCAATATATAAAAGataataatgaaagaaaatctAACGAGTGCACTAtacaaaattctgtaattaCCCAAGGAAATATTGTGTCAAATATTACACAACCCACGAATCCAGTAATTACATCCACACCCGAATCCATTAATCCCGATGTATCTATAAAAAATAAGTGCTTAAATACAAATAGTAGTGATTCGCACCTTACGCAGAACCATATGGATGTTAATAGAG ATAAAAAGGTACCTTTCTCATGTCTTTTGGAAACAACTCAAGGAAACGACTCGAGTGATactaaaaataaatggaaCATGGGGGAGGTACATATTACTTGTAATCCACTTTCAACACCGTATCCGTATTCCACGCCTCATCATAATATTATGAGCGAGCCTGTAACAGAATCGCTAGACGATGAACCAAAAAGTCGTACATGTGGAAACTTCTTACCAATATTGTCGTTGATTCCGCAAACGGTGATCAGCTTTCAGTACTTAAGCccgaaaatgaaattctcaTGGTGGAGAAATAAAATCTCGTGA
- the LOC114874600 gene encoding transmembrane inner ear expressed protein, producing the protein MKKMDEATITSILSSSSFSPCSPNEIAIRPGDCVEGGVEEWLEDEALPGFRVWQLAGIILSILLSVLIGLCCCFRFRVPRTKQEIEADYVRKKITKSFRHELSKISNTEMDDMDLKKALCKIQNKFEMESHEVQRDQETTYESIHGLRSRFSAMFNRIHFTKEEHINTDTII; encoded by the exons ATGAAGAAAATGGATGAGGCAACTATCACATCGATTTTGTCTTCCTCATCTTTTTCACCATGTTCGCCTAATGAAATAGCTATACGTCCAGGAGACTGTGTCGAAGGTGGTGTTGAAGAATGGTTAGAAGATGAAGCATTACCAGGGTTTCGTGTTTGGCAACTTGCTGGCATTATTCTTTCTATCTTACTTAGTGTACTCATTGGACTTTGTTGTTGCTTTCGATTTAGAGTACCACGAACTAAGCAAGAAATAGAAGCTGATTATGTTAGAAAGAAGATAACAAAAAGCTTTAGACATGAATTATCCAAAATTAGTAATACAGAAATGGACGATATGGATTTGAAGAAAG CGTTATGTAAAATCCAAAATAAGTTTGAGATGGAAAGTCATGAAGTCCAGAGGGATCAAGAAACAACTTACGAAAGTATACATGGATTAAGATCAAGATTCAGTGCAATGTTCAACAGGATTCACTTCACTAAAGAAGAacatattaatactgatactaTAATTTAG
- the LOC114874598 gene encoding probable actin-related protein 2/3 complex subunit 2: MILLEIHNRILEETLTNKIKNALSGHKPESTDVVIADFDGVLFHISNLSGDKSKIRISILLKFYKQLQEHGADELLKREYGSYLIAPESGYNVSVLIDLENLPDDWESLVKKIALLKRHCFASVFEKYFDFQEEYYDSPGTQLQKRAVIQYRDKETMYVEAKSDRVTVVFSTIFKDEDDMVIGKLFMQELKEGRRASHTAPQVLFNHREPPLELQDSEAAVGDCIGYITFVLFPRHTNREARNNTIDLIHMFRNYLHYHIKCSKVYIHSRMRTKTTDFLKVLNRARSQSKNTEKKTITGRTFIRKE, translated from the exons atgatcTTGTTAGAGATACATAACAGAATACTAGAGGAAACGTtaactaataaaataaaaaatgcttTGTCAGG tcaCAAGCCAGAATCTACAGACGTTGTTATAGCAGATTTTGATGGagttttatttcatatttctaaCTTAAGCGGTGATAAGTCAAAAATTAGA ataagtattttacttaaattttataaacaattacaAGAACATGGAGCTGATGAATTACTTAAACGTGAATATGGCTCTTATCTGATAGCTCCTGAAAGTG GCTACAATGTTTCTGTATTAATAGATTTGGAAAATTTGCCAGATGATTGGGAATCATTGGTTAAGAAAATTGCACTTTTAAAAAGACATTGTTTTGCTAGTGTTTTTGAAAAGTATTTTGACTTTCAAGAAGAGTATTATGATTCACCAGGTACACAGTTACAGAAGAGGGCAGTCATTCAATATAGAGATAAAGAAACAAT GTATGTTGAAGCTAAAAGTGATAGAGTGACAGTGGTATTTAGCACAATATTTAAAGATGAAGATGATATGGTTattggaaaattatttatgcaaGAGTTGAAAGAAGGAAGGCGTGCAAGTCACACAGCTCCACAAGTTCTATTTAATCATCGCGAACCACCGCTCGAATTACAAGACTCTGAAGCAGCAGTTGGAGATTGCATTGGATACATTACATTTG TACTATTTCCAAGACATACAAACAGGGAAGCTCGTAATAATACCATTGACTTAATACACATGTTTAGAAATTACTTGCACTATCATATTAAATGTAGTAAAGTATACATTCATTCAAGAATGCGCACCAAAACCACAGACTTTTTAAAGGTATTAAATCGAGCGAGGTCTCAGTCGAAAAATACTGAAAAGAAGACAATTAC GGGTCGAACGTTCATTAGAAAGGAATGA